A section of the Arcobacter roscoffensis genome encodes:
- a CDS encoding fumarate reductase iron-sulfur subunit yields the protein MSVEKGREITISVLKFNPRSKVSKPHFVDYKLEETPGMTLFIALTKIREEHDPDLSFDFVCRAGICGSCGMVVNGKPALACRTLIANYPTGKIQLMPMPAFELIKDLSVNTGKWMDAMSKRVQSWIVDNGEEVDIAKMEERIEPEVANETFELDRCIECGICVASCGTKLMRPDFVGPVGLNRVARFEVDPHDKRTAEDFYELIGDDDGIFGCMSLMACEDHCPKHLPLQNKIAYLRRKLVALR from the coding sequence ATGAGCGTTGAAAAAGGTAGAGAAATAACTATATCAGTTCTTAAATTTAATCCAAGAAGTAAGGTTTCAAAACCTCACTTCGTAGACTATAAATTAGAAGAGACTCCAGGTATGACTCTTTTCATTGCATTAACAAAAATTAGAGAAGAGCATGACCCAGATTTATCATTTGACTTCGTATGTAGAGCTGGTATTTGTGGTTCTTGTGGTATGGTAGTAAATGGTAAACCTGCACTTGCTTGTAGAACACTAATTGCTAACTATCCAACTGGAAAAATCCAATTAATGCCAATGCCTGCATTTGAACTTATCAAAGATTTATCTGTAAACACTGGTAAATGGATGGATGCAATGTCTAAGAGAGTTCAATCTTGGATTGTTGATAATGGTGAAGAAGTTGATATTGCAAAAATGGAAGAAAGAATTGAGCCAGAAGTAGCAAATGAAACTTTCGAACTTGATAGATGTATCGAATGTGGTATTTGTGTTGCTTCTTGTGGTACAAAACTTATGAGACCAGACTTCGTAGGACCTGTTGGATTAAACAGAGTTGCTAGATTTGAAGTTGACCCTCATGATAAGAGAACTGCTGAAGATTTCTATGAGTTAATCGGTGATGATGATGGTATCTTTGGTTGTATGTCTTTAATGGCGTGTGAAGACCATTGTCCAAAACACTTACCATTACAAAATAAAATTGCTTACTTAAGAAGAAAACTAGTAGCATTAAGATAA
- a CDS encoding dynamin family protein, with the protein MSLANDYFLLYHGITFEQNLNVEPIDTLIDEETFSIYALILSASRKEYERFIKLKSFEKLCNKLNVATPQNISELNHLQHNIVENIQENKEKSYIDVLHNSFEHLNNNGIINQENYTKLSSLFDYQELDIDDSDSSYSDEDELEYKSTFIELKSSLEEFINELKNENSNDEINNELDECKNYLNNQKFSIGITGVMNAGKSTMLNALMGREILGSAVVPETANLTIVKHNPTENAKVFYWNKNEWSRIESSAAELDSMKDYVNETNRIFGDSLKDYIKEESRYDEVDINDLSSYTSAEASGKKCNLVKYVELGSNLEFLSDGIEIVDTPGLDDPVIQREEITKEYISACDMMLHLMNVSQSATLKDVEFIIDALLYQNISKLLIVITRADTVSKEQLQEVIEYTKSSIKRQLKAQNKDSQLDYILKTIKFIPISGKMALLHRTGREQEALDAGFTIEDTGILEIEDYLKETLFGSNSQKSELIVQSSKTQLARTIEKQTNALNYEMKLLSKSKEELNKELEDFNKKKAVNERIFTAMKEDINFYKNDSKNYIDSLETFLQSELIDLQTVIKQRVISDVRYSFEKFRKKPENSRIKVIVETAIKDGIIDVIRDYRYKFIKKSQTIGEQCEQKYHDFGFSIGHKNDNFDARGFFQDDFKTGFLTSNNEVLVNQITQAVSKAKEKKLNELDRQIEGFIKGQFKAIEEDIKSKAKKVSTLLVESFFETLNAPLKAFEQKLENDEKILQNQIESFEQNNENRAEQSIEIHKKIKKLDNILSNVKGLH; encoded by the coding sequence ATGAGCTTAGCAAATGACTACTTTTTACTTTATCATGGTATTACGTTTGAACAAAATTTAAATGTAGAACCAATTGATACTTTAATAGATGAAGAAACTTTTAGTATTTATGCCTTAATTTTAAGTGCATCAAGAAAAGAGTATGAGAGATTTATTAAATTAAAATCTTTTGAGAAACTATGTAATAAATTAAATGTGGCAACACCACAAAATATAAGTGAATTAAACCACTTACAACACAATATAGTTGAAAATATTCAAGAGAATAAAGAAAAATCATATATTGATGTACTTCACAACTCTTTTGAACACTTAAATAATAATGGTATTATAAATCAAGAAAACTACACTAAACTTAGTTCATTATTTGATTATCAAGAGCTTGATATTGATGATAGTGATTCAAGCTATAGTGATGAAGATGAGCTTGAATATAAATCAACATTTATAGAGCTTAAATCATCTCTTGAAGAGTTTATTAATGAATTAAAAAATGAAAATTCAAATGATGAGATTAATAATGAACTAGATGAATGTAAAAACTACTTAAATAATCAGAAATTCTCTATTGGTATTACAGGTGTAATGAACGCTGGTAAATCTACTATGTTAAATGCACTTATGGGAAGAGAAATTCTAGGAAGTGCAGTAGTTCCAGAAACTGCAAACTTAACTATTGTAAAACACAATCCTACAGAAAATGCAAAAGTATTTTATTGGAATAAAAATGAATGGTCTAGAATAGAAAGTTCTGCTGCTGAGTTAGACTCTATGAAAGATTATGTAAATGAAACAAATAGAATCTTTGGTGATTCTTTAAAAGACTATATAAAAGAAGAGTCAAGATATGATGAAGTTGATATAAATGATTTATCAAGTTATACATCAGCAGAAGCTAGTGGAAAGAAATGTAATCTTGTAAAATATGTTGAATTAGGTTCAAATTTAGAGTTTTTATCAGATGGTATAGAAATAGTTGATACTCCAGGACTTGATGATCCAGTTATTCAAAGAGAAGAGATTACAAAAGAGTATATTTCAGCATGTGATATGATGCTTCACCTAATGAATGTATCTCAAAGTGCAACTTTAAAAGATGTAGAATTTATTATTGATGCCCTACTTTATCAAAATATTTCAAAACTTTTAATAGTTATTACAAGAGCTGATACAGTTTCAAAAGAACAACTTCAAGAAGTTATTGAATATACAAAATCATCTATAAAAAGACAGCTAAAAGCTCAAAACAAAGATTCACAGCTAGACTACATACTAAAAACTATCAAGTTTATACCAATTTCAGGAAAAATGGCTTTACTTCATAGAACAGGTAGAGAACAAGAAGCTTTAGATGCTGGATTTACTATTGAAGATACTGGAATTTTAGAAATTGAAGACTACTTAAAAGAGACACTTTTTGGTTCAAACTCACAAAAAAGTGAGTTAATTGTACAATCTTCTAAAACTCAATTAGCAAGAACTATAGAAAAACAAACAAATGCTTTAAATTACGAGATGAAACTTTTATCAAAATCCAAGGAAGAGCTAAATAAAGAACTTGAAGATTTCAATAAGAAAAAAGCTGTAAATGAAAGAATTTTTACTGCAATGAAAGAAGATATCAACTTTTATAAAAATGATTCAAAAAACTATATTGATTCCCTTGAAACATTTTTACAAAGTGAGCTTATAGATTTACAAACTGTAATAAAACAAAGAGTTATTTCAGATGTGAGATACTCTTTTGAAAAGTTTAGAAAAAAACCTGAAAACTCAAGAATTAAAGTAATTGTTGAAACAGCAATCAAAGATGGAATTATTGATGTAATTAGAGATTATAGATATAAATTTATCAAAAAATCTCAAACTATTGGTGAACAATGTGAGCAGAAATATCATGATTTTGGTTTTTCAATAGGTCACAAAAATGATAACTTTGATGCAAGAGGATTTTTTCAAGATGACTTTAAAACAGGTTTCTTAACATCAAATAATGAAGTTTTAGTAAATCAAATAACTCAAGCTGTATCAAAAGCAAAAGAGAAAAAGCTAAATGAACTAGATAGACAAATAGAAGGTTTTATAAAAGGACAATTTAAAGCAATAGAAGAAGATATAAAATCTAAAGCAAAAAAAGTTTCTACTTTATTAGTTGAATCATTTTTTGAAACACTAAATGCTCCATTAAAAGCCTTTGAGCAAAAGCTTGAAAATGATGAAAAAATTCTACAAAATCAAATTGAATCATTTGAACAAAACAATGAAAATAGAGCTGAACAATCAATTGAAATTCATAAGAAGATAAAAAAACTAGATAATATTTTATCTAATGTAAAAGGACTACACTAA
- a CDS encoding dynamin family protein: MSKAINILDNFINEFKDTYTKKEVVYESGLVGDIKKVQDKLLNEKFLPSRQLEGILKKQIRRARYPMEVAITGQFSAGKSTFLNALLSRNILPTGITPVTSKVNFINYGEEYKLKITYYSGAHEYAPIEAIADFTDQRQDEMQDIKYLTLYAPMDILKEISFVDTPGLNSQSQSDTDTTRKVLRDVGGIIWLTLIDNAGKKSEADILDEYMAHFKDKTLCVLNQKDKFSQEQIETTTNYVKEKFAKYFAQVTPISAKMALDSRAHHKSVLIENSVEKVLKEFKTELNENLDCTSLEFFRQRYDEFQKQIKEIKYQDITSNMKLLHDSNIQEVLDFIEHTIRPKAQESKEYAIKKDLKGICDILIKEYQTIIGVYDALSNILKDCENDVVEALDNIHKKYSKELFTIYNSLETIMEKMAHETYKNIKRKKAYRFEESQGGFLKSEKIEKIEYETYWIDADNIYKNLFYDDQKIDKMFKRSIKLLKNIELNTDEAFREVYRTIKSEVAKWQEPYELIRKHREIASDLEFSNTRHFAAKVYENVLRSYHRAILENISALRKKFAYFNGAFHTLIFKLLKQQLLILNSKYKNQKTFIKKNLLDLLFNIQEKIKYLQS, translated from the coding sequence ATGAGTAAAGCAATAAATATATTAGATAACTTTATTAATGAATTTAAAGATACTTATACAAAAAAAGAAGTAGTTTATGAAAGTGGTTTAGTTGGTGATATAAAGAAAGTTCAAGACAAACTACTAAATGAAAAGTTTTTACCATCAAGACAACTAGAAGGTATTTTAAAAAAACAAATTAGAAGAGCAAGATACCCAATGGAAGTAGCTATTACTGGTCAATTTTCAGCAGGTAAATCAACTTTCTTAAATGCCCTACTTTCTAGAAATATCTTACCAACTGGTATTACACCTGTTACATCAAAGGTAAATTTTATTAACTATGGTGAAGAGTATAAATTAAAAATCACATATTACTCAGGTGCTCATGAATATGCTCCTATTGAAGCTATTGCTGATTTTACAGATCAAAGACAAGACGAGATGCAAGATATAAAATATCTTACACTTTATGCTCCTATGGATATTTTAAAAGAAATCTCTTTTGTTGATACACCAGGTCTTAACTCTCAGTCTCAAAGTGATACAGATACAACAAGAAAAGTTTTAAGAGATGTAGGTGGTATTATTTGGCTTACATTAATTGATAATGCAGGAAAGAAATCAGAAGCTGACATTTTAGATGAATACATGGCTCACTTTAAAGATAAAACTTTATGTGTATTAAATCAAAAAGATAAATTTTCTCAAGAACAAATTGAAACAACTACAAACTATGTAAAAGAAAAGTTTGCAAAATACTTTGCTCAAGTAACTCCAATTTCAGCAAAAATGGCACTTGACTCAAGAGCACATCATAAATCAGTACTTATTGAAAACAGTGTTGAGAAAGTTTTAAAAGAGTTCAAAACTGAACTAAATGAAAATTTAGATTGTACTTCACTTGAGTTTTTTAGACAAAGATATGATGAGTTTCAAAAACAAATAAAAGAGATTAAGTACCAAGATATTACTTCAAATATGAAGCTTTTACATGATTCAAATATTCAAGAAGTTTTAGACTTTATTGAGCATACTATAAGACCAAAAGCTCAAGAATCAAAAGAGTATGCAATTAAAAAAGATTTAAAAGGTATTTGTGATATTTTAATCAAAGAGTATCAAACTATTATTGGGGTATATGATGCCTTAAGTAATATACTAAAAGATTGTGAAAATGATGTTGTAGAAGCCTTAGATAATATTCATAAGAAATACTCAAAAGAACTATTTACTATTTATAACTCATTAGAAACTATTATGGAAAAAATGGCTCATGAAACATATAAAAATATCAAAAGAAAAAAAGCTTACAGATTTGAAGAGTCACAAGGTGGCTTCTTAAAATCTGAGAAAATTGAAAAAATTGAGTATGAAACATATTGGATTGATGCAGATAATATTTATAAAAATCTATTCTACGATGATCAAAAAATAGATAAAATGTTTAAAAGGTCAATCAAACTTTTAAAAAATATAGAATTAAACACAGATGAAGCATTTAGAGAGGTTTACAGAACTATAAAAAGCGAAGTAGCTAAATGGCAAGAGCCTTATGAACTTATCAGAAAACATAGAGAAATAGCTTCTGATTTAGAGTTCTCAAACACTAGACATTTTGCTGCTAAAGTATATGAAAATGTATTAAGATCATACCATAGAGCAATTTTAGAAAATATCTCTGCTTTAAGAAAGAAATTTGCTTATTTTAACGGTGCTTTTCATACTCTTATATTCAAACTACTCAAGCAACAATTGCTCATTTTGAACAGCAAATACAAGAATCAGAAGACCTTTATAAAAAAGAACCTACTAGATTTGCTATTCAACATCCAAGAGAAGATCAAATACTTACAAAGTTAA
- a CDS encoding GNAT family N-acetyltransferase, producing the protein MEILNTKRLILRTMRVEDFDILHEKIFSNTKVVENTFGSSGFSKEETKEFLKNKGNFDKNTGLSVLIEKEKQSIIGLAGILSCDYLDEQDYEIGFILEEKSWGKGYAKEIGLEQIEQIKGLGQKRAIAAAAKDNLSSHKALSSLGFKLEKTAYDEIRGERVIYSLKF; encoded by the coding sequence ATGGAAATACTAAATACAAAAAGATTAATTTTAAGAACTATGAGAGTAGAAGATTTTGATATTTTACATGAAAAAATATTTTCAAATACTAAGGTAGTAGAAAATACTTTTGGTTCATCAGGTTTTTCAAAAGAAGAAACAAAAGAGTTTTTAAAAAATAAAGGAAATTTTGACAAAAATACTGGACTTTCAGTATTAATAGAAAAAGAGAAGCAAAGTATAATAGGTTTAGCTGGTATCTTATCTTGTGATTATTTGGATGAACAAGATTATGAAATAGGCTTTATTTTAGAAGAAAAATCTTGGGGTAAAGGCTATGCAAAAGAAATTGGATTAGAGCAAATAGAGCAGATAAAAGGTCTTGGACAGAAAAGAGCCATAGCTGCTGCTGCAAAAGATAATCTATCTTCACATAAGGCCTTAAGTTCACTTGGCTTTAAACTTGAAAAAACAGCTTACGATGAGATAAGAGGGGAAAGAGTAATTTACTCTTTGAAGTTTTAA
- a CDS encoding YgjP-like metallopeptidase domain-containing protein: MKYLQHYPANLQEQIKTLLEQNKLDKYIKSKYPTAHTVKSDKALYEYVNELKNQYFKKYQISKVLYDGKINVINNALGMHTFVSRVQGNKLKAKNEIRVATLFKNTPEKFLEMIVVHELAHLKQKEHDKAFYNLCTFMMEDYHQVEFDLRVYLLYMDRFGKLY, translated from the coding sequence ATGAAATATTTACAACACTACCCAGCAAACCTACAAGAACAGATAAAAACTCTTCTTGAACAAAACAAACTTGATAAATACATAAAATCAAAATACCCAACAGCTCATACAGTCAAATCTGACAAAGCCTTATATGAATATGTAAATGAACTAAAAAACCAATACTTCAAAAAATACCAAATCTCAAAAGTTTTATATGATGGAAAAATAAATGTAATAAATAATGCTTTAGGCATGCATACTTTTGTATCAAGAGTTCAAGGCAATAAACTAAAAGCAAAAAATGAAATAAGAGTTGCGACTTTATTTAAAAATACACCTGAAAAATTTTTGGAAATGATTGTAGTTCATGAATTAGCTCATTTAAAACAAAAAGAGCATGATAAAGCTTTTTATAATTTATGTACATTTATGATGGAAGATTATCACCAAGTGGAGTTTGATTTAAGAGTCTATCTTTTATATATGGATAGGTTTGGGAAGCTTTACTAA
- a CDS encoding nitrite/sulfite reductase, with amino-acid sequence MAEKELSALEQLKASRNPLRVVDDMFKQAKEGVPLKDEYIGLLKWYGMYPHINAEGTEDKAYFMKRIKLTDAKMTTEQLDVMAKIGQDYAQGLVDFTDRQNVQFHFIEIKDIPAIFELLDSVGLTSRMASGDGPRPIMTSPLGGIDPNEIIDASIIAKEVDTYFDENEDRFCNFPRKYKIGVSGCSTHAAAHEIQDVAFTAFKDENGEVLFDLTLAGGLSKSKQIAYRANRYVKPEQVKDVAIVCAEIFRDNGNRHNRNKARVRHLVNEWGLEKFVAEIESKLGYSLQEGLVEPKITPMEDRHQFGIHKAKNEGESFVGFATNSGRVAGVDFKAMADICKKYNAGGIALTSTQNFIVYGVKDEVAQNLADEFDALGYPYAPSVFRARLQSCTGREFCKFGITETKEYAKKVVVELEEKNPDFNEAVMIAISGCGNGCSQPQISDIGLVGTKVRDEDGNRVEGYDVLLGGHLEGEKGSRIAHKAGVKVEATKVVDFISDLVSAYKTDNLGQATFKDYLNTVELDK; translated from the coding sequence ATGGCAGAAAAAGAGTTATCAGCTTTAGAGCAGTTAAAGGCTTCAAGAAACCCTTTAAGAGTAGTAGATGATATGTTTAAACAAGCAAAAGAAGGTGTACCTTTAAAAGATGAATACATTGGACTTTTAAAATGGTATGGTATGTATCCACATATTAATGCTGAGGGTACAGAAGATAAAGCATACTTTATGAAAAGAATTAAATTAACAGATGCAAAAATGACAACTGAGCAATTAGATGTAATGGCTAAAATCGGTCAAGACTATGCACAAGGTTTAGTTGATTTTACAGATAGACAAAATGTACAGTTTCACTTTATAGAAATCAAAGACATTCCTGCAATTTTTGAACTATTAGATTCTGTTGGTTTAACATCAAGAATGGCATCAGGTGATGGACCAAGACCTATTATGACTTCACCTCTTGGTGGAATTGATCCAAATGAGATTATAGATGCAAGTATTATCGCAAAAGAAGTTGATACTTATTTTGATGAAAATGAAGATAGATTCTGTAACTTCCCAAGAAAATATAAAATTGGTGTTTCAGGATGTTCTACTCATGCAGCAGCTCATGAGATTCAAGATGTAGCGTTTACTGCATTTAAAGATGAAAATGGCGAAGTTTTATTTGACTTAACACTTGCAGGTGGACTTTCAAAATCTAAGCAAATTGCATATAGAGCAAATAGATATGTAAAACCTGAGCAAGTTAAAGATGTGGCTATTGTATGTGCTGAAATTTTTAGAGATAATGGAAACAGACATAACAGAAACAAAGCAAGAGTTAGACACTTAGTTAATGAGTGGGGATTAGAAAAGTTTGTAGCAGAAATTGAGTCAAAACTTGGATACTCTTTACAAGAAGGTTTAGTTGAACCAAAAATTACTCCTATGGAAGATAGACATCAGTTTGGAATTCATAAGGCTAAAAATGAAGGTGAATCATTTGTCGGATTTGCTACAAACTCAGGTAGAGTTGCAGGTGTTGACTTCAAAGCTATGGCTGACATTTGTAAAAAATATAATGCAGGTGGTATTGCTTTAACTTCTACTCAAAACTTTATTGTATATGGTGTAAAAGATGAAGTTGCTCAAAATTTAGCAGACGAATTTGATGCACTTGGCTATCCATATGCACCATCAGTATTTAGAGCAAGACTTCAATCATGTACAGGAAGAGAGTTCTGTAAGTTTGGTATTACTGAAACTAAAGAATATGCTAAAAAAGTTGTAGTTGAACTTGAAGAGAAAAACCCAGATTTCAATGAAGCTGTAATGATTGCTATTTCAGGATGTGGAAATGGTTGTTCTCAACCACAAATTTCTGATATAGGTTTAGTTGGAACTAAAGTTAGAGATGAAGATGGAAATAGAGTTGAAGGTTATGATGTACTTCTTGGTGGTCACTTAGAAGGTGAAAAAGGAAGTAGAATAGCACATAAAGCAGGCGTAAAAGTAGAAGCTACAAAAGTAGTTGATTTTATTTCTGATTTAGTAAGTGCTTATAAAACTGATAACTTAGGTCAAGCTACATTTAAAGACTATTTAAACACAGTAGAATTAGATAAATAG
- a CDS encoding 2OG-Fe(II) oxygenase — MKIEKTLSNILDKNSIQISNNVFCSKFLFELDLETKLIPNSYYDYPFLIIDDFLSKEEYLLINYDLINSFDYEKAKLKTLDTYPSRELNENIRKTNIYKLKKSHLEIYNKKFKQHQAQIEDYFKLCLTSFSKLQVLEYLKDSFYSMHSDDSSMIYENKKLIAFKPVARNRKLSSVLFTTSYSEEIHDNMSFKAGELVFNFLFDKNGDNITIKPKAGQMIIFPSNPIFCHEVKKVEDGRRISLVQWHDAILN; from the coding sequence ATGAAAATTGAAAAAACATTGTCTAATATATTAGATAAAAATAGTATACAAATCAGTAATAATGTGTTCTGTTCAAAGTTTCTATTTGAACTTGATTTAGAAACTAAACTTATTCCAAATAGTTATTATGATTATCCATTTTTAATAATTGATGATTTTTTATCTAAAGAAGAGTATCTTTTAATAAATTATGACCTAATAAATAGTTTTGACTATGAAAAGGCAAAGTTAAAAACACTAGATACTTATCCAAGTAGAGAATTAAATGAAAATATTAGAAAGACAAATATTTATAAACTAAAAAAAAGTCATTTAGAAATATACAATAAAAAATTCAAACAACATCAAGCACAAATAGAAGATTATTTTAAGTTATGTTTAACGAGTTTTTCAAAACTACAAGTATTAGAGTATTTAAAGGATTCTTTTTACTCTATGCATAGTGATGATTCAAGTATGATTTATGAAAATAAAAAACTAATTGCATTTAAACCCGTAGCAAGAAATAGAAAACTTTCAAGCGTTCTTTTTACTACATCTTATAGTGAAGAAATACATGATAACATGAGTTTTAAAGCAGGAGAATTGGTATTTAATTTTTTATTCGATAAAAATGGTGATAATATTACTATCAAACCTAAAGCTGGTCAGATGATTATATTTCCAAGTAATCCAATATTTTGTCATGAAGTAAAAAAAGTAGAAGATGGTAGAAGAATATCTTTAGTTCAATGGCATGATGCAATTTTAAATTAA
- the gshB gene encoding glutathione synthase gives MHIAFIIENWANIEPLKSSTLAVIKECMQRGHKVSVLYTFDLTVRNNIVHGFAKNLKIEGKIPESATAFYKKITYDIKLTALHAFDCIMIRKDPPISPLVFNFLDSVKNETLIINDIDGIRKANNKLYTTTFHDPSNTYLPKTHVSGSKKYIKKIIEESEEEKMILKPLDGSGGRGVIVLEKNATSNINSLLDFYIDDSGENYVILQEYIHGAEDGDVRVIMLDGKAIGAYHRKPADGEHRANIQTGGTAHKYTLTESQKKICAKVGKKLASDGIFFAGLDMIGDKILEVNVLNPGGITNINKLSKLKLHKNVVDFIEEKVHERTEKRAELEYLLKRLSELRE, from the coding sequence GTGCATATTGCATTTATTATTGAAAACTGGGCTAATATAGAGCCTCTAAAAAGTTCAACTCTAGCAGTTATAAAAGAGTGTATGCAAAGAGGACATAAAGTCTCTGTTTTATATACATTTGATTTAACTGTAAGAAATAATATTGTTCATGGTTTTGCAAAAAACCTTAAAATTGAAGGTAAAATACCAGAATCAGCAACAGCTTTTTATAAAAAAATTACTTATGATATTAAGCTTACAGCTTTACATGCTTTTGATTGTATTATGATAAGAAAGGATCCTCCAATTTCACCATTGGTTTTCAACTTCTTAGATTCTGTGAAAAATGAGACATTAATAATAAATGATATTGATGGTATTAGAAAAGCAAATAATAAACTTTATACTACAACTTTTCATGACCCATCAAATACATATCTTCCTAAAACTCATGTATCTGGAAGTAAAAAATACATAAAGAAAATCATTGAAGAATCAGAAGAAGAAAAGATGATATTAAAACCTCTTGATGGTTCAGGTGGAAGAGGAGTTATCGTATTAGAAAAAAATGCCACATCAAATATTAACTCTTTGCTTGATTTTTATATTGATGATTCAGGTGAAAACTATGTAATTTTACAAGAGTATATTCATGGAGCAGAAGATGGTGATGTAAGAGTTATTATGCTTGATGGAAAAGCAATTGGAGCTTATCATAGAAAACCAGCAGATGGTGAACATAGAGCAAACATCCAAACAGGAGGAACAGCTCACAAATATACACTTACAGAATCACAAAAGAAAATTTGTGCAAAAGTGGGTAAAAAATTAGCTTCTGATGGTATTTTCTTTGCAGGACTTGATATGATTGGTGATAAAATTTTGGAAGTGAATGTTTTAAATCCAGGTGGAATTACAAATATTAACAAACTTTCAAAATTAAAACTTCATAAAAATGTTGTTGATTTTATTGAAGAAAAAGTTCATGAAAGAACTGAAAAAAGAGCTGAGTTAGAGTACTTATTAAAAAGGCTTAGCGAGTTAAGAGAGTAA
- a CDS encoding phytanoyl-CoA dioxygenase family protein: MQLTQQQLEEFNENGFLIIENFADEKLCDEILEKAKEHLISKQAPIETEQEYMQVSDENITVRRLRQVYDREDIFKEWMTNKEIRPVLKQVLNDTPVLTLAHHNSIMTKLPHESTRTYWHQDRRYWHFEGDNLVSVWLSLGDEFLDNGLLEFIPRSHKIKFCKDCFDENSNFLDEHEENKKIIANKTHKNLKKGDVVLFHCKTLHHASKNKTDEAKISFVYTVRAQSNKPLKDTRSDFKEVVLD; this comes from the coding sequence ATGCAACTAACACAACAACAACTAGAAGAGTTTAATGAAAATGGTTTTTTAATCATTGAAAACTTCGCAGATGAAAAACTTTGTGATGAGATTTTAGAAAAAGCAAAAGAGCACTTAATCTCAAAACAAGCTCCTATTGAAACAGAGCAAGAGTATATGCAAGTAAGTGATGAAAATATCACTGTTAGAAGACTAAGACAAGTTTATGATAGAGAAGATATTTTCAAAGAGTGGATGACAAATAAAGAAATAAGACCAGTTTTAAAACAAGTACTAAATGACACACCTGTTTTAACACTAGCCCACCATAACTCAATCATGACAAAACTTCCCCATGAAAGTACTAGAACTTATTGGCATCAAGATAGAAGATACTGGCATTTTGAGGGAGATAACTTAGTATCTGTATGGCTAAGTTTAGGTGATGAGTTCTTAGATAATGGTTTATTAGAATTTATTCCCAGAAGTCACAAAATAAAATTTTGTAAAGATTGTTTTGATGAGAACTCAAACTTTTTAGATGAACATGAAGAAAATAAAAAAATCATTGCTAATAAAACTCATAAAAATCTAAAAAAAGGTGATGTTGTACTTTTTCACTGTAAAACACTTCACCATGCAAGTAAAAATAAAACAGATGAAGCAAAAATATCTTTTGTATATACTGTAAGAGCTCAAAGCAATAAACCTTTAAAAGATACTAGAAGTGACTTCAAGGAAGTTGTACTTGACTAA